The following nucleotide sequence is from Triticum dicoccoides isolate Atlit2015 ecotype Zavitan chromosome 7B, WEW_v2.0, whole genome shotgun sequence.
CTTCACCAAACGGTAGCGTTTACGCCCCTCATGCTCTTGCCAAAAGAATCGCTTACAGTGTTTATCCAGCTTGCCAAGTACCCCTTTTGGAATTAGGAACATAGACATGTAATAGTACACAATATTGGTCAGGGATGAGTTAAGGAGGATAAGACGCCCCCCCCCCCCGATGATGCAGCATTACCAATCCACGACTCACAACACTTGAGGAATCTCTCATCCATAAAGTCCCAATCTAGGGCGCGTAGGCTCGAGAAGCTAACCGGCACCCCAAGGTACTTCATCGGGAAGTGGCCGATACTACAGTTGAACAGATCTGCGTAAAAGGATATAATCTCATTGCCTCCCCCAACACACAAGATCTCACTTTTCATGAAGTTTATCTTGAGGCCTGACATAAGCTCAAAAACATACAGCAGTAGTTTCAGGTTAATGGCTGCCTCTCTGTCATGTTCAAAACAAATCACCGTATCGTCTGCATATTGTAGGACTGCCACACCCCCCTCAATTAAATCCGGTGCCAGGCCAGTCAATAACTTTTCTCTCTGTGCATTGGTCACCATCTTAGACAGGGTTTCTACCGCAAGATTGAATAAAAAAGGAGAGTGTGGGTCGCCTTGACGAACCCCTTTGTGGCTCTGAAAGTAGGGTCCCGTTTCATTATTCAGTTTTATACTCAGCGTGCCATTGTGCAAAATTTTCTCCACCCAACCGCACCAGGTGGGGCCAAAACCCCTGTTTTTGTGGCACTCGAGGAGGAAATCCCAGTTTATCTTATCGTAGGCTTTTTCAAAGTCCAGCTTAAGCACTATCCCCACTTTTTTCTTAATATGAGTATGGTGCAAAACTTCATGGAGGGTCAAGATTCCATCCATTATATTTCTGCGTTTTATAAAGGCATTTTGATGCTTGCTAATCAATTTGTCAGCAAACAACGCTACTCTGTTGTCCAACACCTTTGTGATTAACTTGTATGGGTATCTGAGCAAGCAAATGGGACGATACTGCTGAATCTTTCTTGCCCCACTCATTTTAGGTATTAGTGTGATAATACCATAGTTAAGACGCGCCACATCCAGCCTGTTCTCATAGAATGCCTCAAAGAGCTGCATAATATCCATCTTAACAAAGTCCCAGTAGTGTTTATAGAATTCAGCAGGGATATTATCTGGGTCTGGGGCTCTATTACTTTCCATACTAAACAAGGCTGCTTTCACTTCTTCCTCAGTAAATCTTGCCGTGAGGATATCATTGTCCTCTTCTGTAAGTTTTTCACTACTAGACCAAGTCTCAGGTGAAAGATGAAACAGATTCCCCCTTGCTGGGCCAATTCACGTGTTCGCGTTTTTGTTTGACAAATATACCATAGTCATAAACCCGAAGGCGATGGTTTCTCTAACCATGCTCGTGAATTGGACATGAGAAACATAAGAAATGTTCATGTctttagaagaagaaaaaaaagttaACGCTGCTTCACTACATCCTATAGAACTCATCAAGGAGGAGACCAAGCTTTGGGTCACCTTCGAGACGAGACGTTTGAGTAACATACTGTCGAGAGAGTGAAACCTTTATTTGTTGCTTTTCTGCGTTGATGGGGTGCTTATTTTGTTGAGCAATAACTCTCTAACCCTCTCCTTATCAATGGATGAGTGGAAAAAAATCACCCTTTCAAATGAGAAAAAGTATCAAAGTTGTGTTGGAACAATTCTAAGTCTCATAATTAGTTCAATTTAAATTAATATCATAACAGTAAAGTTGATATGCCAATATGCATGAAACACGGGACAGTGCATGTACGAGCTCACAATATAATTTTCTCTCTCTACACCACCACCCTTGGAGCCCCCCGTTTCTCCTATTGTCCTCTTCCCATTTCCTCCGTTGGCCTTGCAGGCCGAAGCGGGATGAAGATACTCAATGCAATGTATGTGTATGCCATGAAATTAAATGTAAAAGATTTTTGTTATGTGTTTATGTAATGgaatatttaaattatttatatttGATATTGTGATtttgtatatatgtatatgttgtgATTTTGATTAGCAGTGCAGCCCCAAGTTGCCAGCCATAATTTTTTACATCACTCACTGGCCACATGTCTACAGCCTTTCAGTGATATGCTCGAGCTTGAAGCCCATAGGACAGTTAGCACTAGCTGGCTAGCGtgtcctccgtccggaaatacttgtcattaaaataaataaaataaaatatatctaaacgtattttaattttagatacattcatttttatttattttgatgacaagtattttcggacgaagggagtatgttATAATATTATAATAGTCATCACAAGACCGGTGGGCTGGTTCGCCGGTGATGACAATGTTATCACTGACCCTGATCACTAGCAAGTCAGAAGCGCGTAAGTGATTATATGATTTGGCCAGTGCTATTCGACTCTGTAGTAGTGAGTGACAGATATTACCGTACTTGAGCGTAGAAGTTAATGCATATGGGATAAAGAAGACTCATAGATTAGGCTGTGTTTGGGTTTTATCTTAATAATTTTTTAGTAGTCAATGTTTGCTAAGTTTTCAATCATAAGAACACGTGAACAATGGATCTTAAAACATGTTAGCACAAACGTCCTCAGATATAAAACTGCAATTCATGTAGTATCGTAACTAATTGCCTAGGAATCCGCAACATCTACCACCGCTACTGCACACTTgctctcttttattttattgtaCCTTAACATTACAAACAACTAGGTTTTATTTAGTAGTACTTTATAATCTTGCAAACTATCCACGTCAAGGGTGCTTCCTTAACGGGTTGAAGCCTACTACCTGTGCAATTCAGCCCttccttctctttttttttgcgggggtaaaGGGAGTTTTATTGCAAAATGTTAGAGTTACAGTCTTGAGGCCACAAATCCTCAATACACGGTGGTACTGAACCCAACCACACAGCAGTAGTACGCTCCGTGCGGCTATAATGGGCCAGACGATCGGCAACTCTATTCTGAAAGCGAGAAATCTTCAAAGGAAAAAACTCCCTATTACCTAACAGATCCTTAATCTCCAGCACAAGGTGTCCATAAGCTGATTTACAAAGAGCATTATTGGATAGACTGGACAAGGCCTCCAAGGAGTCCGACTGCACCACCATCGAAAGGTCCGAGTGTTGTATAGCTAGCGCCATACCTTGCATCAACGCATGTAGTTCCGCCTTCAGCGAGTCGTTGCAGTGGAAAATAAAGCGATAAGCTGCAAAGATAATTGTACCATCCGGATTCCTTAGGACCATACCCGCTGCCGCAGTACCATCTTCATGCTGGAAAGAACCATCCACTGAAAGCGCCACCATCCCCACTGTAGGCGCCGGCCAGGGAGCTGTGAGAGGCCGATCAGCACGCACGTTGGGAGGAGCCTCTAGGATAGTCATCTCGCCTTTCATGATCTCATCAGTGGAGTATCTACCCGCCAGCTTGATCGACTTGTAGTAATTGTCCAAATAATCAACATTAGCAATGACTGACATACTATCATTCCCATGCATCAAATCATTCCGCGTCTGCCAAATCCTCCACACCAACATAATTAGCATGTCCCTTACATCAGGAGTGCACTTGCTCAACAAGGATAGAAACTATTCCTTTCCAGAATTAAGGAGCATATCATCAGTTGGTAATGGCCACCGACGACGCATGTTCACCCAGAGAATCCTCGCACGCGTACATACAATCAGTGCATGGTACGTGCTCTCTTCCTCAACGCCACAAAGAGCACATGTCGATCGCGTTGGCAAATGTCTCAGCTGTTTGCACTTTTGTGTAGCCAGTGTACCTGTAACAACCCGCCAAGTGGTGATCTTCATCTTTTGTGGTACATCATACTTCCAGACGAGGTTCCACAAAGAGCGCTCCCCGTTCGGATTGGTACTGGATGAACCGTTGGCGAAGACAGAATTGTGTGCCTGGGTTGCAAGTCTGTAAGCACTCTTTACCGAAAATAGACCGCTTTTTTCCGGGAACCAGGACAGAAAATCACTGCgctgccgggggggggggtgttcgAATCTTCAGGATATGCACCACATCCATAGGCCAGAAAGACTCATTCAGTCTGTCCACTCGCCAAGCCCCATTAATATCCAGGAAATCCGACACACGGTTTAGTCGGCAGTTACCTTTGGGAGTAATTGGTCTGAACGAGTCAGGTCTCAGGATCCAAGGATCCCTCCACGTACGGATCGACGCACCATCTCCCACGCGCCAAATTGTCCCTTTCTTAACCAGCTCAAGCCCGTGTAGAATTCCCTTCCACACCTCCAAACCACTATTTGGGAAAACAGTGTCCAATAACTGGCCATGTGGGAAGTACTTAGCCTTTAACAATCTTGAGCACAAGCTTTCGGGAGAGTTCAGAAGCCTCCATGCTTGTTTGGCTAACAAAGCTTGGTTAAACGATCTCATGTCACGGAAACCCATTCCCCCCATGGACTTAGGAAGCCTCAGCTTATCCTAACTCATCCATGCCATCTTTCTTTTTCCCTTCTCAACTCCCCACCAGTATTGGCGGATCATGCGCGTGAGTTCATCACAAACCGATGCTGGAAGCTTGAACACGCTCATCACATAAGTAGGAATGGCCTGGGCAACGGCTTTGATGAGAACCTCCTTGTTGCCCGAGGACATATATTGTTCACTCCAATCCACAAGCCTCTTTCTCAACCGATCTTGAGTAGTTTCAAATCTACCTTTGTGCATTCTTCCTTCAGGGACTGGCAAGCCCAGGTATTTAGGTTCAAAAACTTCTTGCGTGATCTCCAACAAATTCTCACTTCCTGTATAACATTGGGCTGACAATGATTcagaaaaaggatggaacacttcGACGGATTGATAAGCTGCCTCGTCGCCGACGCATACGTGTCCCCTTCCTTCTCTACATTGTTCTTTTGTGGTTTTATTTGTTACTAGCAAAGGGCCCATTCAATGGTCATGATCACATTTTGCTGCATCATCAAGATACACTATCACTTTCAATTTCgtgaatcatgaacattttttaactcgtgaacatatttgaaatcgtgaaagcttttcaaattcatgaacacttttacAAAAATTAGATCAGTTTctaaaaacaagaacatttttttgaattcatggacattttatactatttgcaaatattttttaaaatttgtgaacatttttttatcaATTTTCTTGAATTGGCGAACATTTCTAGAATGGAcaaacatttttttggaaattgatggaacaatttttaaaattcacaaactttttattgatttaacgaacattttttgaaatgcatgatcattttttgcAACAGCGAacattttatgctattttatatgtcacgaacagtttttgaatttttaggatatttttccatccatgaacattttttgaattggcaaaattttgttcaatttcattaacaaTTTCTAATACATGAACTTTTAAAaaaattatgaacaattttttattttttgaacatttgtttttcaaaatttcaaacattttttgaataatcaAACATTTTTCATAGAATCGCAAACATTTTTAAATCCACAAACATTTAATGATTTATTAAAAAATCAAAATTATGCTTTTTCGATTTCGGGACTTTTTTCAAGTCTCAAATTATTTAAAGTTAGCTAAGTCGAAGGACCACTTTTATTTCGAGGAACGACTCTCGAAGCCGTCAACAGCTCCTCCCCACTGCGGGACTGGCTCTGCCTCAGGAGGAGCTGCCCCTGGCACCTTCCTCGGGTTCCCCagcctgcggcccgacctcgggagcccgCCTGCTACTCGCgcttgagcctcaggaggggtgctggaccaagaAATTCAAGGCGTACCTGCTCCGAGGCACCTTGctagagaaggaggaagacgcagaGTGTGTGGCCCGCCAGGCCACCACGTACTGCATCCGGGATGGTAAGCTCTACCGAAAGCGCCTAAACGACGTTTCTCtatgatgcatctccagggagtagGGGTGCGAGCTGCTAgccgacatacatggtggggactacgGGCATCACTCCTCATcgcgcaccctcgtgggcaaggcgttccgcaacggattctactggcccacaacgCTCAATGATGCCACTGAATTGGTGAGATCTTGCGAGGcctgtcagttccatgccaagcagatccaccagcccgctcagggcctccaaaccatcccgctctcgtggccgttcgcggtctgagggtaggacatcctgggcccgttccccTAAGCGCCTAGaggctaccactacctctacgtcaccatcgacaagttcaccaagtgggcggaggtggaagccatcCGCACCATCCTAGCTGGctcagccgtcaagttcatcaagggtctcgtgagccTTTTCGGGgttcccaaccgcatcatcaccgataatggctctcaGTTCACGAGCAACCTTTTTAAAACATATTGTACCAACCTTGGGacacagatatgctatgcttcggtggcacacccttggagcaacggccaggccgagcacgccaacacggaggtcctgagggtCCTCAAGGCGAGGAGCTTCAAGAAAAAACTCAAGGCCTGCGGTaggggctggctcgatgagctctagtccgtgttgtggtccatccgcaccaccgcgaccaagcccatgggcgagactccattcttccccatctacggagctgaggcggtcctccctcacgaggttaaGCATCGCTCCTCGTgggtcttggcgtttgacgaggcgcGCCAAGACAcctcgcgggggatggacctcatgctgggaGAGGAACGCCACCGCCAAGCCTCGCTCCATGGAGCGAGGTACCAGCAGACACTGCGGTGGTATCACTGCCATAGAGTCCGCTCCAGgaccctcgaggtgggtgacctcgtcctgaggcgggtactCTCCAGAGAGGGGcttcacaagctctcgcccatgtgggagggtccGCTAAGGATCGCCCttgtctccaggcctggcaccgcACGCCTGGAGATGCgcgacggggtccccatccaaaatgcctggaacatccagcacctccagaaatTCTACCCATGACCATGGCCATGCgcctgtgaagatctccgctcgtgacactctcatgtaataacgaGTTGGGGTTcaccacaagaaatatgtcaacttgtgaccaccactattggtcactgaatggtcatagttttctatttgtgacctttttgtgaccaaaaccagaaggtcaaaagctggccgttgtAAATTGACATTtttgacctttcttctggaatggtcatagacgtttatgaccaaaatatgcctactatactgttttggtcactagcagcctccccaggccacgtaggcatccagcgtggcaagctgatgtggcacaagaatcagcccggtccaattcggttttctacacggGACtaacccaacaattcggcctttttaatgtatttttttcctgtgcttttattagctacatgggtctggcccaacaattcagcctttgatTTCTAGGCCTTTAGCCTTTTGGCTGCCATTTCTTATTTGGGCCTCAGCCTTTTTACAATCCATTTTGAACCAGGTCCCACTAGTCAGGTCATCCAattaggtcccacttgtcagttttGTTTTGTCTCTTTCCCATTTTAAAGGACCCACTAGTGAAATGGGACCCAAGTGTGCTGTTTTGGTGCCGCACGTCAGTTCTCTATTTGCGCAACAACAAATAACTTGATTCAAACAGAGCCAATAACACAAAAAAAATTAAACGGCAACCAAAGTACTTTACAATCATGGCAGTATAAATCAGGTATTCAACCGTGGGGAAATCCTTCCGACCAGGTGAAAACGCACGAAATTACATCGTTACCAGGTGGGGAAATCCTTCCAACCAGGTGGGGATTTCAAATCCCCATCATCGTCTTCCTCCGCTGCTCCTCCGCCCAGGCGCTCCAGGCCCTGCTCCTCCTACACCCAGACGCGCATGCTTCTCCTCCACGCGCCCAGGTCAGGTCCAGCAGCAGCAGCGATCCAGGGGCGTTTCCAGCAGCATCGATCCAGGGGCGGTTGTGGGCTCATCCTGCGGGAATCAATAGCAGGTCCTTCTTCTCCTGAAACAGCATCAACAACAGGTCAACAACAGCATCAACAACCGGTCAATAACAACATTAACAGCAGGTCAATAACGACATCATAAACAACAGCAGTTTGACGTATTCCTTGGTGTTTGTTCATAGCATCAGTTTGACAGAGGCAACAACAGAGATTACAGAAGAATCGATATGACAGCAGCAGCAACAATTTGGCACAACTTAATTTTAATCACTCCAAGCACAAATGGTTTCAGTTAATTTTAAGCTACTCCATTTAAGCTACTGGAATGTTAATTTCATGCCCAAAGGTGATATTTACTCTGTAGCAAATACAAAGattaacaattattattattactactactaTTTACAACAAACAATTTCATTGAAGTATGAACTCCAGATTGTTGCATGTTCTATCAGGGAAAAAAACTGCTGttaattcttcaatcttgtatttgtcTGAAATTACTACACAATGTTTTAATACAGATTTATGCAACGAATACCAAAGTGCTACTCACTTAGATGGGATCTAATAGCAACATTCCAGGTAAACAGAGTGTTTTCCAGTTCAGAACAACCCAGCACCAACAACTTATGAAATACGCACAGATCTGATAGATGCACACAGCTAAAAGACAATCAAATACAACTACACAACTCAACAACCAGGTACCTACTACTAAGATCCCAACAACCAGATCGCATCGCATAAAAGAGGAATCTTAAAGCAAAGATCCAATTTCTGAATGTAACAAGTCGGGGTGAGTTTGCTTCCAATTCCCGAATAAAGTGTCAATAGTAATTTAGTTTGCACCGTGTACTTGTTTTATTTCAGAGAAATATTACCATGTCAACAGTGGTGAATAATAAGTCACAATGACCCTGATTGCTCACATAGAAATGTATGCAACATGAAAATGAAGTAAGCAGTACAGCCTCCATTCATTAATTACAAATTGCGAATATGGAAATATTCTAATAACCAATAAAATGAATGAGAAGTTTGACTGCACGCATTCTAGAAACTCATCTATTTCAAATGGAGGTAGTAATGATTTTTTTTGGCTTGCAGTACCAGCATATGTAATTAAAACATTAAAGCAGAGGGAGTGATCCTTACCAATGCGGACACCACCCGGGGACAATGCACTGCTGTCACTGAAGACGGCATTCTTGTTCAATGTAATGCTACAAAGGTCACACATCTTTTCAACATTGTTTCCTGCAGAAATAAGCTAATATTAGAACAAGTGATAATAGGACTGCTAGAAAATCAACTAATACAAATAAACTTGGCATACCAGTCAAGCCAAGAGGGCGGAGATCCCATAGAACAAGATGGTTGTCAGTTCCATCAGTCACCATCTTGTAACCCTTGCTCATGAGATATTTTCCAATGGCAACAGCGTTGGCCTTGACCTGCTTTGCGTAGGCCTTGAATCCAGGAGTCAAAGTTTGCTTCAGGGAAACTGCAAGGGCAGCAATCTGGTGGTTGTGAGGACCGCCCTGGAGGGATGGGAACACCGCAAAGTTGATCTTGTCCTCATAGTCATACACAACACCCTCAGGCTGGCCCTTCTTCGCAGGCTTAGGGCCTTTCCTGTAGAAGATCATACCAGCCCTCGGTCCCCGGAGAGACTTGTGTGTTGTAGTGGTAACCACATCACAGAACTCAAAAGGATTTGCAGCTTCCTACATAAAAGAAAGGAAACAGTAAGCATCTCAGAAACTATAGGATTACATCGACATTCATACACTCTTTAATCTTCAACCTATTGCAGTATGGCTGAAACACCTAAAGAAAGATGATCAGGATTTTATAAAAATTAATAGGACATTCTTTTCAATTCCATGGTACGTTGTATGCATTTTTGATGACTACACTTATAGAAGTATTGTCCTTCGCTTATAGGAAAGCAGAGTTTAGAAGAACATGAGAAAAATACAGTCAAACAAGTGGTTCCCCTGACTATGTACAGTACAGAAGGAATATGCACATCAGCCACCCTAGCAGACAGCTGAGCGCTCAATATATGAAAAATGT
It contains:
- the LOC119339068 gene encoding serine hydroxymethyltransferase 4-like codes for the protein MAKLQLNHIVRETGDVRGLASFYEEVLGFDEIENLCHDRALAAFHLDAASWGVNVQPYSGSPANFAAYTALLNPHDQIMGLDLPSGGHLTHGYYTAGGKKISGTSIYFESLPYKVSAANGYIDYDKLEEKAMDFRPKIIICGGSAYPRDWDYARLRAIADKVGAILLCNMAHISGLVAAQEAANPFEFCDVVTTTTHKSLRGPRAGMIFYRKGPKPAKKGQPEGVVYDYEDKINFAVFPSLQGGPHNHQIAALAVSLKQTLTPGFKAYAKQVKANAVAIGKYLMSKGYKMVTDGTDNHLVLWDLRPLGLTGNNVEKMCDLCSITLNKNAVFSDSSALSPGGVRIGKDHSLCFNVLITYAGEEGPAIDSRRMSPQPPLDRCCWKRPWIAAAAGPDLGAWRRSMRVWV